In Lolium rigidum isolate FL_2022 chromosome 7, APGP_CSIRO_Lrig_0.1, whole genome shotgun sequence, the DNA window ttatggtcgactagtactttcttcgagaaggaagatgcaggtgaagcagcggcagaacaaggagtggtcgagtaattatcaaatattaactggaaaagaaagccccaggatcaatgataagcacgaagaggaatttcattactttctagaaaatttacacggacattacaaaaagaagttctccagagggactaacagagtaattgtcgccaaggctaaaatggcgacaaaagcaaaagaaacagagaaagaaaaaacaaggaggcatgcaactagacctccggcctcgatgagctaggagtcgaagctggcttgatcccgagataggccaggattttcttcgtattgggcttagctgccttgatcagcgacttccattttgattgttctatctgctcagtgtcgccaactttcgcccagtcgatagtttgccggctatcggcaaccaaggcaacagtgttttcaacggcaaccttcatattctcatgacgcaccctcagcccaagatcttctggtggattaaagcacttggccaagttaaggaaagtcgcgggttcctctttctttgggaagaaatagggaaagagccgcgacagccctgctttggcatgatcaatgccttcgcgtgcctctgacccatgaaactcgaggaatgaaagggcgtcaagaagggcatcattgtcgggatcttcaagttcaaactcttgagctgttctatctgtcaagaaagaaacttattgagcaacaaatgaatgcggagaagaaaatacaaaggatatgaagtggttcagatacttactgaggaagcggcgactttgcgtccttatacgcttaaggatcgcttcctcgcgagcagattgtgcagctatgtgctcgctcggcgaattctcggcagcgtgaagtctctttctaagatcttcgacaccagcagcttcagtcttggccttgtcagcctctgctctagcttgaacagcgtccaattcggccttcttacgagcctcttcactttgctctaatttttgagctagtgcattggaacgctcgttgatagccgccaATTTCTCTCGCCAAGAAAGATAGAACTTTgttaaaatatcgacaacaaaggagtaacgGAGTAATGGTAAAAAGAAAGcaagcaaggcatcaccttcagtttggtgagcatattcacgatacccaatgaattgagcaccgatgcgaataagctctttgatcatgggctgttaaggaaagaaaaggacaaagcaagaaaaatttcggtatgagaaaaataCAATGGCAtttagaagcaaacagaggaagtacagacagtgacaagagtatggagaacttacatcatccaagagagggttcgaagagctactcaattggagactcggctccggaattgcttcagtccttgcccttttcggcgaagggacaagggggctcgaaggaggagtagatgtgccaacgttttgttgaggaggcgaagattcttctccttcaactggcttctccgaaataactagagtatgtgacgtactcgttcgagcagccacatccaaagttggtgtttcttcatcatcatcactgtggaAAAAGAGGAGGCatcataaaaagcaaggcaaacaaaattcttcgaatagaaaaataaaaaaataaaaaaaaataaaaagacagggaactcacgaactgatgagactctcaagatatgggtcatacgctgcctttcgcggtgaaggagcaacttcttcgggttgggaggtcccggaatcttcgacatcattccttttccttttgttcttgggagaaacagcaggatgaggagattgtgctgatgtagtaccttcagaagcagcatccttttcaatagatcccgcagattttcgagaatctgcgggttcattcacaaaagagggggcctcctggttgtcatcggcgacaacggccctttcctcgacatctccaccctcaggaagaggaggaagagaatccatagtaggatggttccgagaaaaataacgacaagagaaaaattagagagatatcaatacaatgagatgcgggaaaaattcggaacaagataaaaactcgagaagacaaaataccttggggagaggattggtggagctgtatggttccacgcggcaagaggaaggaataggatccctcttgctcggcgaggaaattcttcgaataagcttttccaagtccttcacggaaagatcattggagagcctattggcgtcattgtcaccaagcatatgtccaaaggggatttttgcgagcctcgaagaggctgcactctaatcctaagaaagtaggcagtgatttggacactagacagctctttgcctcgagtattttgaagctgatgaatacgagacataagtgcttctgtcgcctttttctcttcttcggaagcttcagcatcccaggagcggcggcgttgaattttggcacttccgtcaaaagagactatgttgtgctctagagagttggcactttcttcgtgtatgtagagccaccttttgcgccatccttggacagaatcaggaaatttgacgtcgaagtaatcaacgtcagttcggacacagataacaacaccacctatgttataagtggcgttgtgggagccattgcggcggaggcagaaaatacgtttccaaagaacccaattaggagtgattccaaggaagcattcgcacagtgtgatgaaaatagaaatatgaaggatggaattgggggtcagctggtgcagctgaatcccatagacaaagagaaggccgcggaggaaatcgtgaattggggtagaaaggccgcggatgagatgatcaacgaaactaacccggtactccattggagggttgggatagctttcttcgctgggaaagcggatggcatcttctttcttcatcaagccaagcctcttcagcatgttgacatcttggttggagattttagatctctcccactcaagatcttcagcagccatcttggattctggagtactgtggcgagtgagtcgcgtgcgcggtggcatcaacggcactggaaaaagcaatgcttgtgcgtgcggaagatcaaacagagttgggcgcaagggaagtttttgcagaggggaacaatgtgcggcgcaagcgaaggagtagaccgaggttgaagaaaggtttatataggattcgggcgaagcagtgcaccgttggatgaagaaatcgtgtggtgaaaaaaggatcttgtagatacaagggtaaaagggtatttttactgagatggaatggaacaggcgttaccgtacgtgcgccaggaaaagcggaggacgtgtgtcccccacttgcacgacgtgtcaatgaggtggaaataatggacccacaaggcagcaaAGTCCtgactattaatagagatgaattgaatttgacaaaggaaagtatgtcgacaagaaaaaataaaagaagaatggcgacaggagaagttatttgaatacttcgggagcctttggtcaaatacaagtttttgcccaaatgctcgggggctacttcgataaaagtaaaatttcgactatggcaatatagaaattgcgggagcctacaaccaagcacaagttcgtggttgtagcctcgggggctactcccatcgggagcgctgttcgcgcacccgagagatataaaaaaaagagaatatcgggaaatactgacaatatagcgacaaggtggattaaaatgttgagcctacaaccaagcacaagttcttggctgtagcctcgggggctactcccatcgggaacgctgttcgcgtgcccgatgaaattaaaaaaggaaaaggaagaaagatagaaaagcaagagagtatatttcgagttataattaactctacatatactcccatcgggagattaatataagtcatatttgactcgataaaatgtgccattccaacagccggaaaagcactcgacaatatattctcagaacgccaaagttgcgatcaatttctgaatgccgcaaatttgcgaaggtaagaccccgatcCGTTCTgctcgggcgtggcatcgcctaagactgcgctctgctacttttatccgtatcaacggatacgaagaaaaatcctaacggacgcgttaggtactcgataaatttgactcgggactcgacggaatggtaagaccttaagcggcactcgtcggagtttgcaccagtatcccgagatcatgtccagggacgtgatcttgaagtaggtttttgcggattgccactagagcagttaactagtacctgatccgtcagatgaactagccccaactaccagtatccctgtgcaatatagaaatttatatgaagaaatatagaaaagtttaaattgtcaaataaaaataaacagtggagattttccctgactctacgattcaagcaaaatctcggggctatcgacataggcatcccaaatgggcttgccaaagatagtacccggggtttaatgaaggcccattacccgaagaataagaagattcgggagcccaagatatattaaggaaagtagagttgtaataggaagtgttgtttgtaatctggcgggatgagttagaaaccgttccggactctgtaacttgtacgaaacgaaaccctcggctccgcctcttatataaagggggagtcgagggacgaagagatcatcgaatcattgttcacaaaccctagttttcataatcgtcgagtacttttcggctgaaaccttcgagatctacttgccctctacttctaactaaaccctagcctataacccgtaggcattgacaagttgataccttgtcattgGGGGCGCCGAACATATTTTCGGACCCAATCGCGCGTTCCAAAGCCTCCTTTCGTCCGGCGTGGGCCAATacagtgtccggcgccccgaaccCATCCCGGTCCAGGGGACGCTCAGGGCGCCCGACACAGCAAGAAGCGAGACAGGTAGTGGCGGGCCGACGCGTCATTGACACATGAACAAAGCCTCGCATCTTTTCCTTAATGgcaacggaggggcaggcgagacgtctcgtcggcgcTGCGCCTCCTCCACGCGTCACCGCCGTTTGCACGCCACGGTGAGTTCCCGCTCTTTCTTCCAGCGGCTTCTGGCCTCTTCACGTCTCTTCTTGTGACGCTGGCGTCTATAAAAGAGCCTCCTCCATTCAATGGTCGCCACCACAACCGTCGGCATCCCTTTCTCCGCTGTAAACACATGCCTCATCGGCTACGCACCACCTACGCAATGATGAACTGCACCGGCAACGGCCAGTTGCccccaccaccgtctccacctccacttccatctccaccaccacaaGAGTTCGACGTCGACCCGGAGGCTGCGGAGAATGAAGCGTGGGAGCAGGCGGTGCTAGCGGAACCATAGCGGTGTTCGACGCTGCCACGGCGGAAGAGGCGGCCCGGCGCcaggcggaggagatgggcgagcGGTGGCGTGCTGAGCGGGAGCAGCGGCGCCGCCATGCGGATGAGATGTACGATTGACTGTGCATTGAGAAGCTGCGGGAGCGACTGCGGATGTGGGAGCTCCATCAATGACAACGGCATGAGGCGCTGGAGCAGCAGctgcgggaggcggcggcagcgaaAGCGGCTGCCTGGGTGGCAGAGGCGGATGCGTGGGTGGCGGCTGCGGCAgcgcaaatggaggaggaggaggaggaggaggaggaggaggggcggcggagggggagtaggcggaggaggacgaggacgacttcGAATGGCCCGACGATGACAGGCCGgacccggaggaggaggcggcgcagcaACTGACGCTCCTTGAGTCGTTCGAGTCGCAGAAGAAGCTTCAGGACAACGCCCATGCCCGCGAAGAGGAGCAGGTTCGACGTGCCGTCGAACTCTCCCTCCAGCAGGAGCATCTGGGAGGGTAGGTGACGACGCGGCGAACGAGCACCGGCATCTGCTCCGttgggagaggcggcgcgcggcgcagGAGCTACgacggaggggaggcgacgacggggcggggccatgGAATGCACCGTCGGGCGGCTAGTAGGCTAGGGTCAGACAATCTAgctgttttcattcaaacttgtaaaatataattaaattcaaatgaaaactttaTTTTCGTTTTATTAATTTGGGCCTCGTTTGGGGATGCGGCTCGGGAACGAAGTCCCCAAACTCGGCCCGAAAAAAAAAgcatccccaaacgctcaatccgacgcaGCGTAGTTGTTTCTTTTTAAATTGGGGAGGCGGCTGGAGATAACACCATTGCTTGTGTTCTCGGAGGTTTTTCCTTGGAGACCGCCGCATGAGAGAGATGTATGGTAGTTGTTTCCTTTGAAATCTTGAATACTGAGATGATCATATTGCCAAGGCGGTAATAAATTCAGGCTAGTTTGCTGACCAAAACTGGAAACTCTATGGACTAATACGATAGTGCGTTGATAGAGTtggaaaacaaacaaaaaagaaaaatgaaacaaTACCACTGCAAATCCATAATACCGTTGACCAAAGCTGCAAACAAATTTGCAATACAATTACATAGCGATCGACAAATAGCCAAGAACGTCATGTATAGCCACTGGCTATAGAGTTTATTCAGAGAACTGCAGACAAAGTAGACATACTTTTACACATCTTCTTCGTTGGTAATTTATTCTTGAGCTGATCGACAAGGTCGAGCATAGTGCTGCATCAAGCAACGCTAGCCGATGCGGGGTATCTCGGCGACGGTGTCGACGAAGATACGGACGCGGTCAAACCTCAAGTCCTTGGTCACCCCCGTGCCCACCGGGAAGACCTCGACGGTTTTCACGTCCGGCCTGTCGCTGAGGATGGTCTTCTTCGCCTCCTCGATGGATTTACCGACCAGCTCCGGCCACGACGTCTTCTTGCCGCCGGCGACTTCGTCCGAGGAGCTCATGCTGGTCCAACTGTGCTTGATCAAACAAAGCTCATGAGCTGCAGTACTAGAAATCAAAGTTCGTAGTTATCAGCTAGAGATTCATCAGAATGGAGGACTCACGTCTTGAATTGGGCTTGTCCCTCGACTTGTGAAAGACGATGCTGATCCGATAGATAGCCTAGCTTTCCTGTTGTGGCTGTTTGGTTGAGGCATTCCTAGCTAGGGTGCCGTATTTATAGATTGATTCGAAGCGAAAGTTAGTAGAATGGATAGGTACGTGCGAACGTGCCACACGAGCGAAGACTATTGAGTTGAGGTGCATGCGTGTAATATGCATGGTGTTCTTCGTGGACGCAATCAGGCCAAACAAGCAAACCCTTAGCTGATTTTTTTGGCCGGGATAGACTAGTATGGAGCAGCGATGAGTTCGACCATTCCCCCCCTCCCCCT includes these proteins:
- the LOC124678970 gene encoding subtilisin-chymotrypsin inhibitor-2A-like yields the protein MSSSDEVAGGKKTSWPELVGKSIEEAKKTILSDRPDVKTVEVFPVGTGVTKDLRFDRVRIFVDTVAEIPRIG